A stretch of the Streptosporangium sp. NBC_01755 genome encodes the following:
- a CDS encoding sugar ABC transporter ATP-binding protein: MTPQPLLEISAGSKSYAGVRAIQDIDFTLYPGEVHALLGENGAGKSTLCKVIAGAVRLDGGRLDIEGRKREYTHPSQALRDGVAMVYQETSLVPTMTVAQNLRLGDEALLSRFRSLNIEGRQLMRSMNFPVQVTSLVSSLGSAQKQMVEIARAIRRRAKIVIFDEPTATLTPEETEQLFGAIGQLTRSGAGVIFVSHAIEQSLQIADRVTILRDGRHQLTTAAADIGRDEIIRLMVGRSVEYARRPPEEGTVRGPKVLSVENLTMGTTVKNMSFSAYAGEIVGIAGLVGSGRTEACMVVTGALKRNRVNGGRVLLDGRPVRYRVPRQAIQDGIVYITEDRKVNGFFETMSIAENIAIGEAASAKRLALLRGTRRVKEVAAKFIKRFQIRAINPNARVIELSGGNQQKVVLAKSLTGDPRVVIFDEPTRGVDVGSIEEIHQLIRQIADQGVAVVLISSYLPEIFSLSDRILVARGGRIVAEFSPDTATEESVMFAAVH, encoded by the coding sequence ATGACGCCACAACCCCTGCTGGAGATCAGCGCCGGATCCAAGAGCTACGCCGGTGTGCGGGCCATCCAGGACATCGACTTCACCCTCTACCCCGGCGAGGTGCACGCGCTGCTGGGGGAGAACGGCGCGGGCAAATCGACCTTGTGCAAGGTCATCGCGGGCGCCGTCCGGCTCGACGGCGGGCGGCTGGACATCGAGGGCCGCAAGCGGGAGTACACCCATCCCAGCCAGGCCCTGCGCGACGGTGTGGCGATGGTCTATCAGGAGACCAGCCTGGTCCCCACGATGACCGTGGCCCAGAACCTGCGGCTGGGCGATGAGGCCCTGCTGTCACGCTTTCGTTCGCTCAACATCGAAGGCCGCCAGCTGATGCGGTCGATGAACTTCCCCGTCCAGGTCACCTCGCTGGTGTCCTCACTGGGCAGCGCGCAAAAGCAGATGGTGGAGATCGCCCGCGCGATCCGCCGACGCGCCAAGATCGTGATCTTCGATGAGCCGACCGCGACCCTCACCCCCGAAGAGACCGAGCAACTGTTCGGCGCCATCGGCCAGCTCACCCGTTCCGGCGCCGGAGTCATCTTCGTCTCCCACGCCATCGAACAATCCCTGCAGATCGCCGACCGGGTCACCATCCTGCGAGACGGCCGCCACCAGCTCACCACCGCAGCGGCCGACATCGGCCGCGACGAGATCATCCGCCTCATGGTCGGCCGGTCGGTCGAATACGCCCGCCGCCCGCCCGAAGAAGGCACGGTACGCGGCCCCAAGGTGCTGAGCGTGGAGAACCTGACCATGGGCACCACGGTCAAGAACATGTCCTTCTCCGCCTACGCCGGCGAGATCGTCGGCATCGCGGGCCTGGTGGGCTCCGGCCGTACCGAAGCCTGCATGGTGGTGACCGGCGCGCTCAAACGCAACCGCGTCAACGGCGGCAGAGTCCTGCTCGACGGGCGGCCCGTACGCTACCGCGTCCCGCGCCAGGCCATCCAGGACGGCATCGTCTACATCACCGAAGACCGCAAGGTCAACGGCTTCTTCGAGACCATGTCCATCGCCGAGAACATCGCGATCGGTGAGGCCGCCTCGGCCAAGAGACTGGCCCTGCTACGAGGCACGCGCCGGGTCAAGGAGGTCGCGGCCAAGTTCATCAAACGGTTCCAGATCCGCGCCATCAACCCCAACGCGCGCGTGATCGAACTGTCGGGCGGCAACCAGCAGAAGGTCGTCTTGGCCAAGTCGCTCACCGGCGACCCGCGCGTGGTCATCTTCGACGAACCGACCCGGGGAGTGGACGTCGGCTCGATCGAGGAGATCCACCAGCTGATCCGCCAGATCGCCGACCAAGGCGTCGCGGTCGTGCTGATCTCGTCCTATCTGCCGGAGATCTTCTCCCTGTCCGACCGGATCCTGGTGGCGCGCGGTGGCCGGATCGTGGCCGAGTTCTCCCCGGACACCGCCACCGAGGAATCGGTCATGTTCGCGGCCGTGCACTGA
- a CDS encoding class I adenylate-forming enzyme family protein has product MSGFTMRGTLDVGAARSPDGVALTFGEQQITYRELGTRIDQVAAGLAVLDFQRGDTVMVVLPNCVEYVELFYAIATLGGVIVPVNYLLSAEEVRHIRDDSEAGWIVVDASMTDRLAGIEQAELSRMRVFTRGAAQPGSGHQDYEVLRGAGTLEHRPLIALDEVLLLQYTSGTTGLAKAAVHTHNSLMWNMVQQVVDFSLTESDSYLCVPALCWAAGFHDFTLPLLWTGGRVSLMPSRSFDPAAFCDLLVRHQVTIVVLVPSVLRMVLRSGLVSPAACGTIRLLMSGGELLPVELIEEFEAALPGCRVSQCYGMTEGPMIMTFLDQANAVRKRGSAGRAMSMTTIQIRRPDGTTADVGEIGEIVVQSPGSMIGYHRSEVQTAQTLHEGWMHTGDNGSLDAEGYLYVAGRAKDMMISGGLNVYPAEIERVLLTHPAVREVAVVGVPDERFGEVGRAHVVLTPGQNATAADLEDHVRQSLAGYKVPRVWAIGPEPLPRTTSGKVQKSTLRSIPATEGTSHVEL; this is encoded by the coding sequence ATGAGCGGCTTCACGATGCGCGGCACACTCGACGTGGGCGCCGCCCGCTCACCCGACGGGGTGGCCCTGACGTTCGGAGAGCAGCAGATCACCTACCGTGAGCTCGGCACGCGCATCGACCAGGTCGCGGCCGGCCTGGCCGTGCTCGACTTCCAGCGGGGCGACACCGTCATGGTGGTGCTGCCCAACTGCGTCGAATACGTCGAACTGTTCTATGCGATCGCGACCCTGGGCGGGGTCATCGTCCCGGTCAACTACCTGCTCAGCGCCGAGGAGGTACGTCACATCCGTGACGACTCCGAGGCCGGCTGGATCGTCGTGGACGCCTCGATGACCGACCGCCTGGCCGGGATCGAGCAGGCGGAACTGTCACGCATGCGCGTCTTCACGCGGGGCGCGGCCCAGCCCGGATCCGGCCACCAGGACTATGAGGTGCTGCGCGGCGCGGGCACCCTGGAGCACCGGCCGCTGATCGCCCTCGATGAGGTGCTGCTGCTGCAATACACCTCAGGCACCACCGGCCTGGCCAAGGCCGCGGTGCACACCCACAACAGCCTGATGTGGAACATGGTCCAGCAGGTCGTCGACTTCTCCTTGACCGAAAGCGACTCCTACCTGTGCGTCCCCGCATTGTGCTGGGCGGCCGGGTTCCACGACTTCACCCTGCCGCTGCTGTGGACCGGGGGACGGGTGAGCCTCATGCCCAGCCGCTCCTTCGACCCCGCGGCCTTTTGCGACCTGCTGGTACGCCACCAGGTCACCATCGTGGTCCTCGTGCCCTCGGTGCTGCGCATGGTGCTGCGCTCAGGCCTGGTCTCGCCCGCCGCCTGCGGCACGATCCGGCTGCTCATGTCCGGCGGTGAACTGCTGCCGGTGGAACTCATCGAAGAGTTCGAAGCGGCGCTCCCGGGATGCCGGGTGTCGCAATGCTACGGTATGACCGAGGGGCCGATGATCATGACATTCCTCGATCAGGCCAACGCCGTCCGCAAACGCGGCTCAGCCGGGCGCGCGATGTCGATGACCACGATCCAGATCAGGCGCCCCGACGGCACCACCGCCGACGTGGGCGAGATCGGCGAGATCGTCGTACAGTCACCCGGATCGATGATCGGCTACCACCGTTCCGAGGTCCAGACCGCGCAGACCCTGCACGAGGGCTGGATGCACACCGGCGACAACGGCTCCCTGGACGCCGAGGGATATCTCTACGTGGCCGGCCGCGCCAAGGACATGATGATCTCCGGTGGCCTGAACGTCTATCCCGCCGAGATCGAACGGGTCCTGCTCACCCACCCGGCCGTGCGGGAGGTCGCCGTGGTCGGCGTCCCCGACGAGCGGTTCGGCGAGGTCGGGCGGGCCCACGTCGTGCTCACCCCCGGCCAGAACGCGACGGCGGCCGACCTGGAAGACCACGTACGGCAAAGCCTGGCGGGCTACAAGGTGCCCCGAGTGTGGGCGATCGGACCGGAACCGCTGCCGCGGACCACCTCGGGCAAGGTACAGAAGTCGACGCTGCGGAGCATCCCGGCGACGGAGGGGACATCACATGTGGAGCTTTGA
- a CDS encoding acyl-CoA dehydrogenase family protein has product MWSFETDAEFQAELDWMKTFVDEKIVPIESHRPDRQEFAELIVPLQETVKQRGLWAAHLSPELGGRGFGQLKLGLMHEIIGRCVVAPYVFGNQAPDSGNSEILALHATEQQREQWLVPLLDGRIRSSYAMTEPGAGADPTLLATRATQVEGGWRLDGEKWFITNASAADFMIVMAVTDPDARPHERASQFIVPTTTPGLKIVREIGTLEDSRPEWGRLENHSEVILQDVRVGADAMLGPRGQGFRIAQERLGPGRIHHCMRWIGQAGRALELLCARALTRYSHGSLLSDKQTVQNWIAESWADLHAARLMTLHAAWKIDNYGVKEARTEISAIKFRGAQMLHDVIDRAMQVHGALGLTTDLPLQDMYRRARSARIYDGPDEVHRQSVARAVLKSHTATHPVPSATVPETATRAH; this is encoded by the coding sequence ATGTGGAGCTTTGAGACCGACGCCGAGTTCCAGGCCGAACTCGACTGGATGAAGACCTTCGTCGACGAGAAGATCGTGCCGATCGAGTCCCACCGGCCCGACCGGCAGGAGTTCGCCGAACTCATCGTCCCGCTGCAAGAGACCGTCAAGCAACGCGGTCTGTGGGCCGCTCACCTTTCCCCCGAGCTCGGCGGGCGCGGCTTCGGCCAGCTCAAGCTCGGCCTCATGCACGAGATCATCGGCCGCTGCGTCGTGGCGCCCTACGTGTTCGGCAACCAGGCACCCGATTCGGGCAACAGCGAGATCCTCGCCCTGCACGCCACCGAGCAACAGCGTGAACAGTGGCTGGTCCCGCTGCTGGACGGGCGCATCCGCTCCAGCTACGCCATGACCGAACCCGGCGCCGGAGCCGACCCCACCCTGCTGGCCACCCGGGCGACCCAGGTGGAGGGCGGCTGGCGCCTGGACGGCGAGAAATGGTTCATCACCAACGCCTCGGCCGCCGACTTCATGATCGTCATGGCGGTCACCGACCCCGACGCCCGGCCCCACGAACGCGCCAGCCAGTTCATCGTTCCCACCACCACCCCAGGCCTGAAGATCGTCCGGGAGATCGGCACCCTGGAGGACTCACGCCCCGAATGGGGACGCCTGGAAAACCACAGCGAGGTGATCCTGCAGGACGTCCGTGTGGGCGCCGACGCCATGCTGGGCCCCCGCGGCCAGGGATTCCGCATCGCCCAGGAACGTCTGGGGCCGGGCCGCATCCACCACTGCATGCGTTGGATCGGTCAGGCCGGCCGGGCGCTGGAACTGCTGTGCGCACGCGCGCTCACCCGCTACAGCCACGGCTCCCTGCTGTCCGACAAGCAGACCGTGCAGAACTGGATCGCCGAATCCTGGGCCGACCTGCACGCGGCCCGCCTGATGACCCTGCACGCCGCCTGGAAGATCGACAACTACGGTGTCAAGGAGGCCCGCACCGAGATCAGCGCGATCAAGTTCCGCGGCGCCCAGATGCTGCACGACGTCATCGATCGCGCGATGCAGGTGCACGGCGCGCTGGGCCTGACCACCGACCTGCCCCTGCAGGACATGTACCGCCGCGCCAGGTCGGCCAGGATCTACGACGGCCCCGACGAGGTCCACCGCCAGTCGGTGGCCCGCGCCGTGCTGAAGTCCCATACCGCCACCCACCCCGTCCCGTCCGCGACCGTGCCCGAGACCGCGACGAGGGCCCACTGA